The following coding sequences are from one Neovison vison isolate M4711 chromosome X, ASM_NN_V1, whole genome shotgun sequence window:
- the PPP1R2C gene encoding protein phosphatase inhibitor 2 family member C encodes MAASTASHRPIKGILKNKSSTGSSVAASAQQSGGTIQEVQRKKSQKWDESNILATHRTAYRDYDFMKINEPSSPYFSPQDDGEDPVNDSEAKEAMTPDNLAKKFAASGTSELNCQLGEPDSDGAHSSKILLDKQEKQRQFEMKRKLHYNEGLNLKLARQLISKDLQHEKDKDDNEETLHGDNKEDNTAAEESSEVPTNDELQSQAFCT; translated from the coding sequence ATGGCGGCCTCCACCGCCTCACACCGGCCGATCAAGGGGATACTGAAGAACAAAAGCTCCACTGGTTCCTCAGTGGCTGCCTCTGCCCAGCAGTCGGGAGGGACAATACAGGAGGTCCAGAGAAAAAAGTCCCAGAAATGGGACGAATCCAACATCCTGGCAACACACCGGACTGCTTATAGAGACTATGACTTCATGAAGATCAATGAGCCCAGCAGCCCCTACTTCAGCCCGCAAGACGATGGAGAAGATCCAGTGAATGATTCTGAAGCAAAGGAAGCCATGACCCCAGACAACTTAGCCAAGAAATTCGCCGCCAGTGGTACCTCGGAATTGAACTGCCAGTTGGGAGAGCCGGACAGTGACGGAGCACACAGCAGCAAGATCCTTCTCGACAAGCAAGAAAAGCAGCGGCAGTTcgaaatgaaaaggaaactacACTACAACGAAGGCCTAAACCTCAAGCTGGCTAGACAACTCATCTCCAAAGACCTCCAACACGAGAAAGACAAGGATGACAACGAAGAAACTCTACATGGTGACAATAAAGAAGACAACACTGCTGCGGAAGAATCCAGCGAAGTTCCTACAAATGACGAACTGCAATCCCAGGCATTCTGCACCTAG